A single genomic interval of Puntigrus tetrazona isolate hp1 unplaced genomic scaffold, ASM1883169v1 S000000797, whole genome shotgun sequence harbors:
- the LOC122335501 gene encoding LOW QUALITY PROTEIN: leucine-rich repeat and transmembrane domain-containing protein 1-like (The sequence of the model RefSeq protein was modified relative to this genomic sequence to represent the inferred CDS: inserted 1 base in 1 codon; deleted 2 bases in 1 codon) codes for MAGVVFALSSLLLFQTVSSCPKECSCDTHAKVVDCRGRGLYDIPRKLHQDTLELYLQNNRLRGLSSMSFRETPQLQILDLANNSITTLSPSALLGLRSLKVLSLANNSIRDVDRRLLVSIRNLTILDLSFNTIGGLPAALADSFHFLTHLSLHYNRLTKLDRIHLEALGNLKLLQLKGNPWRCDCHLIGLKLWLETFAFKGGVVDSVTCAQPHVMLERDXRHIPYELFHSCMITSYSYLFANIHYLDNKHRTLSGQLHPSPRAPSGSDFSPPGESMLPECEAKQRSRPVNYRHAIATVVITGVVCGIVFLMMLAAAVYGCAYAAINAKYQRELKKKAKEAGSGEERKNIEREEDKEPLE; via the exons ATGGCAG GTGTGGTCTTTGCATTATCCAGCCTGTTATTATTTCAGACAGTCTCCTCTTGCCCCAAGGAGTGCTCTTGTGATACTCATGCCAAAGTGGTGGACTGCCGGGGACGAGGATTATATGATATACCACGTAAACTTCATCAAGACACCCTGGAGCTCTATCTTCAAAACAACCGTCTACGAGGCTTGAGCTCAATGTCCTTTCGAGAGACACCACAACTTCAAATTCTGGACCTAGCAAACAACTCAATCACAACACTTTCCCCCAGTGCCCTTCTGGGACTTAGAAGCTTAAAGGTCCTCAGTCTGGCCAATAACTCTATTCGGGACGTTGATAGACGGCTTCTGGTTTCAATAAGAAATCTAACCATATTGGACTTGTCCTTTAACACCATAGGGGGTCTGCCTGCAGCTCTTGCTGATAGTTTTCACTTTCTCACCCATCTCTCACTCCATTACAATCGGTTAACTAAGCTGGACCGTATACATCTGGAGGCTCTTGGAAATCTTAAACTTTTGCAGCTGAAGGGCAATCCTTGGAGATGTGACTGTCATCTGATAGGACTCAAACTATGGTTGGAGACATTTGCCTtcaaag GTGGAGTGGTTGACAGTGTCACATGCGCCCAGCCTCATGTCATGCTGGAGCGGG CTCGGCACATTCCCTACGAGCTTTTTCACTCCTGCATGATCACCAGCTACAGCTACCTGTTCGCCAACATCCACTACCTGGACAACAAGCATCGTACGCTCAGTGGACAACTCCACCCAAGCCCCAGAGCTCCATCCGGGAGCGATTTCAGCCCCCCAGGAGAATCAATGCTCCCTGAGTGTGAAGCTAAACAGAGATCCCGGCCTGTGAACTACAGACACGCCATTGCCACAGTGGTCATCACTGGAGTGGTTTGTGGAATTGTGTTTTTGATGATGTTGGCAGCAGCTGTCTACGGATGTGCATATGCAGCAATTAATGCCAAGTATCAAAGGGAGCTGAAGAAGAAAGCGAAAGAGGCAGGTTCAGGAGAAGAGCGCAAAAACAttgaa agagaggaggacaAAGAACCTCTGGAGTGA